TCATAATTAACGttggagttatcccaccatccttgatcataccggtttgaataagggtcataccacgtttgagatcGAGGTGAAGAatctccaaatttttttttgagatagtCACTCAGGTagtcttgatattcggggcacataccggttgaatgatccctggcataacaaatttcacaggttgcagcagccattctttctctaacAGAGTTTAGTGCCTCTGCATATGCAGACCTCACAAAAAAACTAGCCTCATTACCTTCCCCGGAAATAAAATCCagtatatcaccaaaatacggagtgtaAGAAACcataaactaaataaaaaaaaagaatgtaaaCAAgatgaattgaaaaagaaacaaataactagcgccagtccccggcaacggcgccaaaaattgacaggtgccgaacctgtacaataataaatacctactcgagaaaaatacagattttgtatatagcggtgagtagggtcgaatccacggggattggggataattcgtttcttctagagtccaaagtatggggggttttggattgaatgctaactaaataaattaactgcagaaaataattgattaagagaaataattaagggaaaactctagccaagggtacacttcagacaTGGTTCAgacactgatcattgattcacacataattccacatttattaatagaccagttatagttgtcatgcacgcgataaacaaccaacctttccttaatttctcgatagttaaggtacgaccgttaactatttctctaacccaaaaacaaccctaggtacgaccgtaggatttaatttctagattgcattaataattagaaaggcccaatcctaactaacaaacacgctacgggggtttgtttaagttagatcgtatgctcccctgacataaactcaattacgccagttgctactgagataaagataacgaacaattacggattcaattatccctatttagcaaaatagcctatgtgaataattaaatattgcgcatctattcaatcactcacacgagctatagcaattaaaagcaggaaacatataaatataaataaattaaggaagcaattaaaataaattagatctcacagtaattgttgaaccaaatcttcagttgtccccttgacttgaattaagaggttagttctccattaatggagaacaaccatgcgaaagagctaagaaaagaaaactcaaaaCTCAACTAAAAACCTCAAACTAGTGATTCATTCCTCCCCGTTCTCTTGtacgtttctccctttttaaagccaaaaggaagtctaatgctatctctagtggtccccacaccaaattcaaagtcttgtacgtttcttttcctagagtccaaatgattcatgcttcttatccgtggtccccgcacatgtggacaaagctttccaagtacttcttgttccaagtctctTTCCGTAGCTTTCTTTGAAGAGCCCAAATGACTTATTAGCTtttcactagcttgtggtccccaccacTCCAAGGGCCCAAGAATTGAAGTCCTTAGAAGTCTCCCTATTTTCCATAAAGTCCTTCCTTTTTGGTAGTTTCCtgcttcattcctgaaattaagtccagataccaaatatgagtaaatattagcaattaacacaatatttatcAGGGATGAAagaggaaattaataataaaattactaacaaattataccctatcaatCTAGTTCATGATTTTCTAGTAAAATGCCTCAAGCACCCAAAATTTTACGTAAACTTGAGTAAGCATGTATTTCATATCTGTAGAACTTGCCATTTGTGAAACCTGCTTTAGATATGAATTGTGGTATGCAACAGCACGCTAGGAATGTTTGGCTAAGCAACTTATGTAAATATTTTATCGTTAAGCAAAGTTCCTCCTTTCATGTCTGTCATTCTATGCAAACCTCCTTTTATCGTTAAGCAACTTATGTAAATATTTTATGTAAATATTTTGGTTTTCTTACTTTCCCATCCATATCTAATCCAAATATGACAAATGAGAACTATTTTCCTCTActctcctttcctttcttttttactaggatgttttatttatttatttatccttTCCTTTGATCCAAATGGTTCCTAAAAGGGCACTAATTAATCTACATTGATCAGTTCCCTATATTTGTATTAATGTGCATGTACACGATTCTGTGAATGACAATTAGGCTAGATTGCTTCAAATCTTGTGAATGACAGAGCTAGATTGTAAATTTAAGTTGAagaaatataaaacaaaaagaaaaagaaaatggattgGCTCCTTTAAGAGTATCAGACTTCTAAACCCCAAGGATTACATAATTTTCATATCCTTTGCCACACAAAGAAGTGGCATAGCCTTAACAATGAAGTGTTGGAAAAACTCCAGAAGGACTGTGCAATCCATGAAATCACAAAATCCGCTTGCTATACCATGCATTAATGTGTATGTCCTTGATGATTAACATAATGAAATCATGGTTCTAGGCCTTGAAGGAAGGAATAAGAGCGAAAGTGGAGCTAGCAACAAAATTTGCAATCAGTTATCAGGATGGGAaatttgatgtatgtggtgaTCCAGCCTATGTGAGGGCTTGTTGTGAAGCGAGTTTGAAGCGGCTTGATGTGGACTGCATTGATCTCTATTATCAACATCGCATCGATACACGTGTGCCCATTGAAGTCACGGTTTGCTCCATTTTGCCTTTCTTGTTTTTTAGCTCCACCTCATTCTTGATGAAACAAAAGTTTGATCAACTCCAAATTTAGAATAATTCAGTTTCATGTCCGTTTCAATTCTTCAAAAATTGCACAGAAAAGTTAGTCAACCTTATGGTCTAGGCTAATCTGCAGTATGGTATTGCTGAATTAGCACAAGGCATCCTGAAAAGTGAAAACAATGAAAATGTCTTATATTAGCTTGACAGTCCTGCTGAGGGATATACAGGTTGATATCATGCTATACATTATACAGCTTTCGTTTAGAACCAAGAGACCTGAGCATTCTTTTTCATTTGAGATAGGCTATCCAGTTGAGATATACTATTTACTTACCTTGTCAATCGTTTTCAGTCGGTGCCAAAAGCACTGCAGATAGACGTTTTTTAGTCAATATCTAAAAACATGGTACTCATTTTGTTCAGAGTATAGCTTTTTGTCTAATTGTGAAAGCCAACTGCAACTGCCTCATTGACCTCTCCAAGCAATTCAAAGATTTCAGCAGCTTGCTTACATTAAGCTTTTATGAAACGATTTCTCTGTCTTCTTTTTCTCATGTAGTCAGCAAAGAATTGTCTTGTTTTCCCTGAGTATTAGGAAGAAACTTTCTTGCAGTTTAATCACTCAAAATACAGGCAAGTATAAAGGAAATCAAGCAAAATTGGCAACTGATAATTGCTGCGTACAGccattattatatatataagtcAACAATgtcatgtaatcatattggagGAGCATTATGTTGGCATGGTCCAGTAGAACTAAGTCATCCGTTGGGCTGTACATAGAGAACTATCACTGGATGCTTATTGCCATTTTCATCAACTAGGGATTTCAGTTTGACGTATACTTTGTCCAAGACTTCGTTGAACTAGTGCAACTTTTACTTGTTCCACGTAATATTTCGATTATCTGCCTAAGTATTGAATGTAATAAATCAGCTTCGCATCTTCTTGTCCATTGAAATTCTCTAGATTGGAGAGCTCAAGAAACTGGTTGAAGAGGGTAAAATAAAGTATATAGGTCTGTCTGAGGCCTCAGCTTCAACAATTCGAAGAGCACATGCTGTTCATCCAATAACAGCTGTACAGTTGGAGTGGTCATTGTGGACCAGAGATGTCGAGGAAGAGATTATTCCCGCTTGCAGGTAGTGCGTATATTCTGCTGCATTTTCTACATGGTCTAGAAGAAATATGAAGTTCTCAATTCAGTTTTTGGTATAATCTTTCAGAGATCTTGGCATAGGGATTGTTGCATATAGTCCACTTGGACGAGGTTTCTTCTCATCAGGTCCAAAGCTGATCGAGAATTTGGCTGAAGGTGACTTCCGAAAGGTTTGTGCATAGCCAAAAAGATTGTTTATAGTTCGAATAAGTTTCTCACTCAGTGGCAATCTTGCTTGATCACATTTAATCAAATTTCTATTAAGCATAGCAATTCaacgggttttttttttgttttcttcttgaaCAAGTCTTGAACTCTTTAGTTTGATTCAATGAATGCAGATTTTGGTGTCCTcggtacttagttcaaattaaAAGATATAGCACTAGCTTTGTCAAATTTTAGATCTTATATGAATTGAAGGTTGTTATTGCATGCTGGAAATTTATATAGAGGACAACAATCGCAAGCAATGGATGGTATTGAATTTTAAAGTGCAAAGACGTCCTAAGATGTCAAAACAGGAAGAAACTATGCCAGTTTTTAAGTAAAAGTCTCTTTACTGTTTTGAGGGGAAATGGGCCTTAGACTTCAATTTCATCATTTAGTCTCAGGCACAGAACTTATGTTGTCTTGTGAAactatcatttttcttttaccaTTAATCCTAAAACTGAGTTTCATTGGTCAGAACTCAGAAGTATACTTCATAGTTGATTTGTATTTTAAGTTTCCTCTTTGATGGGAAATATATCTCAGAACTTAACTCCAACAGTTGATGATTCCTACTTGGGAGTATTCAGTCCACCTTGATGCATTGTTCTTTCCCCTGAACTTGTGCCCTTCAAACAATATTTCTGATCATCTTGAAGTAATTAGTACCGTCTGTTCATTACTCCCTTCTGATTTCTTGCATTATAGTTTCCTCTTTAATGGGAAATGTATCGCAGGATCTACCTTCTACAATTGATGTTTCTTTCCCCTGAAGTTATTCGTAACGTCTTCTGGCATTATAGTTgcttaaattttgaaattcatACAATGCAGTATATGCCAAGGTTTCAAGCAGAGAATTTGGAGCACAACAAGAACTTGTACGAGCAGGTCAATGCCATTGCTTCAAGGAAGGGTTGTACTCCATCACAGCTAGCACTGGCCTGGGTCCATCACCAAGGCAATGATGTTTGCCCCATACCGGGCACTACCAAGATTGAGAACCTCAATCAGAATATAGGAGCTTTGTCTGTAAAACTGTCTGCAGAGGAAATGGCGGAACTTGAATCCATCGCTTCTGCAGGAGTCAAGGGTGATAGGTATGGGCCTGGCCTTGTTACTTGGCAAACTTCTGAAACTCCACCTTTGTCAACCTGGAAGAGGACATGAAGACATATCTTTGTTATGGCAATAATTCCTTCTAGCTATGTGCCTGAGGGTGGATTTCAGTATATTGACAGTTGAGTGACGTATTTGTTCCAATAAATTTCGTCATACTATTGTCTCGAGGTTTTAGGCAAGTAAAGTTATAAGAAGAATGCGTTAAAGGTTTCTTCAGAGGTTGTACTGAATAAAAATCTGATCATGTAAAAATAGAACATAATTTTCCTTGCAGTTGAATGCGTTAAAGGTTAGCtattctagttttgaatgctaTAGCAGTCCATTTCTTATATGCTACACTGTTACAAGAGATATAGACTGTCGAACAGCATTTTATGGTCGGAATGTTTACATCAAAAGCATCTCCAAGGACATGTCATTCTAAAGTGTATAAACTACATCATACCAACAAAAAGCAGAAAAAGGCCTAAGGTATGGGatatttctaaaatttcatGGGAGGCTTGTGATAGCAAAAACTTCTGAAATTGTCCCTTGAACTAAACTGAAAGACAGACAATGGTAAGATTTTAAGCATGTCTTGTTAAGTTAAAAGGTTAAAACTTTACATACAAATAAATGGTCAAATTCACTTTAAAATTGTGGTGTCATCTTCCACCTTAAACTTTTGTACTATCCAAGTTTGTTTTAATTCCTTTGGGAAAATGAAACATCGAATGCATTCAAAAAAATGGAAAGGAAATGGCTTACCTTTGCACTTACGTATCCAATTCCAATTTGAACATTACATCATCCATCCAATTGAAAACAAACTCCtatggagatttttttttttcctttattttgttATTAGATCTGAATTTATTTCACATTTGGTTGTCagatctaaaatttttttcaaagtttGAATCTATTTCAATATATTTCATTATCATTATTGAAACTTAAAACAGTTTATTAACAAATCTGGCGATTGCCATATGTACGAAAGGGAGacacttttaaaattctttatatttttttagatCTGTTTGTAATTTTCAATTCTACTGTATCTGTTAAATTATGATCTGTAATTTTTAATGCATGTTTGACCTACCATTAGGGGAGTTATGTAAATCAAATCATGTTAGATGATTTCCAAAAAAAACTTAACCGTTAATTTCTCTTCCCCGTTTTATTTGTCCACTCTTCAATTGTCAATAACTCTTTTAAGATACTTTGTAATACAAAATCAACTAAAACCGGTAGAATCTGTAATTAATAGCAGTATTCATATCATGTTTTTGTATATTACTCGTACATCTAATTAGTCACAtttggagaaagaaaaaaaaaagatgaaaataaaattcCCCGAATTTTGTGGTTTTTTTTGGTGCCTTGTTTAATCtctaattttgttttttgggtttttaTTTTAATCGATTTTGGTTATAGAGATTAAGTTTCTCAGCCCGATTAATcggttaattaattaaacatggTTTGAGTTGGGTTGGTTTAGAGATTTGGTTTATAAAAGAACACTTGGCAAGTTTAGAAGGGGTGGGATAGGGAATGAGACAGGGTGTGATACAGAGATCCGTTGCGCATGGCGAGCCACATTTAAAAATTGGTTCCTACCATAAAGCCTATCATGTCCTGACACAAGATGGActgttttttttaaattttttttgaaagcaagtgaaaagTGTTGCAACTCAGGACTTGGAtagtaattttaaaatttaatagtGCACCTACCTTTTAACTTTTTTCGTGTGCTTTTAAGGTATCAAATGGGGAAAAAAACCAATACCATATAACTTCAAATGCAAGATGGTACGAAATTTGTTAATATGGAGATGTTAATATACATTGACATGTAAAAAGTGCACTTTTATCAAAAAGATATTTATACTAATATTACagtcatttttttttcgaaaattcAACTTTTCATGCAAATATGTAATCAATATGCATAAATAGATAGCATTAGATGAATTTAAACAAGTAGCcttcaaatttaaaaatatttgattTCGTAAATGTGCATTCGCGATTTAGAAAAAGTACTTTTCAAATGGCAAATCTAGAGAGCAATAAATACTCCtagtttattttgattttaaatcttcttttgacttgtcaaaaaagtgaaaacatgaAACTAATAATGGGTCAGATGCAGATGAGTATTAGAAATTTGTTTTCTAGACTCTTTGGTCTCGCAATTT
This Coffea arabica cultivar ET-39 chromosome 3e, Coffea Arabica ET-39 HiFi, whole genome shotgun sequence DNA region includes the following protein-coding sequences:
- the LOC113734657 gene encoding auxin-induced protein PCNT115-like, with the translated sequence MAASDEVKVPRIKLGSQGLEVSAQGLGCMGMSGSYGPSKPEPDMIKLIHHAISRGITHLDTSDIYGPHTNEILIGKALKEGIRAKVELATKFAISYQDGKFDVCGDPAYVRACCEASLKRLDVDCIDLYYQHRIDTRVPIEVTIGELKKLVEEGKIKYIGLSEASASTIRRAHAVHPITAVQLEWSLWTRDVEEEIIPACRDLGIGIVAYSPLGRGFFSSGPKLIENLAEGDFRKYMPRFQAENLEHNKNLYEQVNAIASRKGCTPSQLALAWVHHQGNDVCPIPGTTKIENLNQNIGALSVKLSAEEMAELESIASAGVKGDRYGPGLVTWQTSETPPLSTWKRT